Proteins encoded together in one Chitinophaga sp. LS1 window:
- a CDS encoding tetratricopeptide repeat protein — protein MTETKNKAAETAPVTKDFDLQGSVHKAEDFYYKNKNVINIAVIVILVVIGGTFAYNRFIKAPNEKKAADMVFHAQKAFEKDSFNLALNGDGNNDGFLQVIKKYGGTKTGQLSKYYAGLCYVKTGKFQEGIDMLKDFNAGDQLVQAMAYGITGDAYMELKNTEEGIKYYKKAGQYSDNDFTGPTYLFRAGVALELAGKNDEAISIYKEIREKYPQSNEGREMDKYLARLGAVRE, from the coding sequence ATGACCGAAACAAAAAATAAGGCCGCTGAAACTGCTCCTGTAACTAAGGACTTCGACTTGCAAGGCTCTGTACACAAGGCTGAAGATTTCTATTACAAGAACAAGAACGTCATCAACATCGCCGTAATCGTTATCCTGGTGGTGATAGGCGGTACTTTTGCCTACAACAGGTTCATTAAAGCACCTAACGAGAAGAAAGCAGCGGACATGGTATTCCACGCACAGAAAGCTTTTGAAAAGGATTCATTTAACCTGGCCCTGAACGGAGACGGTAACAACGACGGCTTCTTACAGGTAATCAAAAAATATGGCGGTACCAAAACTGGTCAACTGTCAAAATACTATGCTGGCCTTTGCTATGTAAAAACAGGCAAATTCCAGGAAGGTATCGATATGCTGAAAGATTTCAATGCAGGTGATCAACTGGTACAGGCTATGGCTTATGGCATAACCGGTGATGCTTACATGGAACTGAAGAATACAGAAGAAGGTATCAAATATTACAAGAAAGCTGGTCAGTACAGCGACAACGATTTTACCGGTCCAACTTACCTGTTCCGTGCAGGTGTAGCCCTGGAACTGGCTGGTAAAAACGACGAAGCGATCTCCATCTACAAAGAGATCCGCGAAAAATATCCTCAGTCAAACGAAGGTCGCGAGATGGATAAATATCTGGCGAGACTGGGTGCAGTTAGAGAATAA
- the recF gene encoding DNA replication/repair protein RecF (All proteins in this family for which functions are known are DNA-binding proteins that assist the filamentation of RecA onto DNA for the initiation of recombination or recombinational repair.) gives MLSLKKITLVQFKNYTRADHRFTQRIVGITGRNGSGKTNLLDAIYYLCFTKSYFTSSEAQNTQYNTNGFRIDALLDKEGHEEHIVCTVKDGKKDIVLNDESYERFSMHIGKFPAVMIAPDDAEIILGGSEERRKWLDALLCQLHPGYLDHLISYQKILQQRNSLLKAPPAAGQDLLLDVFDDQLIQHGTPIYEWRRNFLPAFIQQVQLLYDYIAGQHEVVNIHYLCGLHEQSFAQLLHANRYKDTMMQRTTGGIHRDDLLFLLDDHAMKTSASQGQRKSFLFALKLAQYEVIRKHKGFAPLLLLDDVFEKLDQERVSRLIQLVSGTEYGQVFITDTHATRLLDAFNEKEAGFQLVEME, from the coding sequence TTGCTGTCGCTCAAAAAGATAACATTAGTACAATTTAAGAACTATACCCGGGCTGATCACCGGTTTACCCAAAGGATCGTTGGCATTACCGGGCGCAACGGCTCCGGCAAGACGAACCTCCTGGATGCCATTTACTACCTCTGCTTCACCAAAAGCTACTTTACCAGCAGCGAAGCCCAGAATACCCAATACAACACCAATGGCTTCCGTATCGACGCCCTGCTCGACAAGGAAGGCCATGAAGAACATATCGTATGCACCGTCAAAGACGGCAAAAAGGACATCGTACTCAATGACGAATCATATGAGCGCTTCTCCATGCATATCGGGAAGTTTCCCGCTGTCATGATCGCCCCCGACGATGCCGAAATCATCCTGGGAGGTAGCGAAGAACGCCGGAAGTGGCTGGATGCCCTGCTCTGTCAGCTACACCCCGGCTACCTCGATCATCTCATTTCTTACCAAAAGATCCTACAGCAGCGCAACAGTCTGCTCAAAGCCCCCCCTGCCGCCGGCCAGGACCTCCTGCTCGATGTTTTTGACGATCAGCTGATTCAACATGGTACACCTATATATGAATGGCGTAGAAATTTTTTGCCGGCATTCATACAACAGGTACAATTATTATATGATTATATCGCCGGCCAGCATGAAGTGGTGAACATTCATTATCTCTGCGGCCTTCATGAGCAGTCTTTCGCACAACTACTGCATGCGAATCGCTATAAGGATACAATGATGCAGCGTACTACAGGTGGTATTCACAGAGATGATCTGCTGTTTCTGTTGGATGACCATGCTATGAAAACAAGCGCATCGCAGGGACAGCGTAAAAGTTTTTTATTTGCACTGAAACTGGCGCAGTATGAAGTGATTAGAAAACACAAAGGCTTTGCACCATTACTGTTGCTCGATGATGTGTTTGAAAAACTGGACCAGGAGCGTGTTTCACGGCTTATCCAGCTGGTAAGCGGTACTGAGTATGGACAGGTATTTATCACTGATACACATGCTACAAGATTACTCGATGCATTTAATGAAAAAGAAGCAGGTTTTCAATTGGTAGAGATGGAGTAA
- the ribH gene encoding 6,7-dimethyl-8-ribityllumazine synthase has protein sequence MSIHNQSLLDDTGILGIEDASVVIVYTEWNDTVINELVAGCDKTLAGYKVSKVAKVKVPGAFELPFAAKQYWEHTQSTGAQPGAIIAFGCVIRGETPHFDYVCKGVTEGLMQLNLELPVPVIFGILTVDNMEQATDRLGGKHGHKGEEAALTALKMISMMRKLQQGK, from the coding sequence ATGTCAATACATAATCAAAGTTTATTGGACGATACTGGCATTCTCGGAATTGAGGATGCCAGTGTTGTTATAGTGTATACCGAATGGAATGATACTGTCATCAATGAGTTGGTGGCTGGCTGTGATAAGACACTTGCCGGATATAAAGTATCTAAAGTTGCTAAAGTAAAAGTACCGGGGGCATTTGAACTGCCTTTCGCTGCGAAACAATATTGGGAGCATACCCAGAGCACCGGTGCACAGCCTGGCGCTATTATTGCATTTGGTTGTGTGATCCGTGGGGAGACACCGCATTTCGATTACGTTTGTAAAGGGGTCACAGAAGGGTTGATGCAGCTGAACCTGGAATTGCCGGTACCTGTTATCTTCGGGATTTTGACGGTGGATAATATGGAGCAGGCGACGGACAGATTGGGTGGTAAGCATGGACATAAAGGTGAAGAGGCTGCGCTGACTGCATTGAAGATGATCAGTATGATGCGGAAGTTGCAGCAGGGTAAGTAA
- the pdhA gene encoding pyruvate dehydrogenase (acetyl-transferring) E1 component subunit alpha, with amino-acid sequence MATKTDVKTKFTKETYLYWYELMLLLRRFEEKAGQLYGMQKIRGFCHLYIGQEAIAAGCMTATKPEDKFITAYRDHALAIAKGMSPDACMAELYGKATGCSKGKGGSMHFFSLEHNFFGGHGIVGAQIGTGAGLAFAERYKGTDNVAVVFFGDGAARQGMLHETFNMAMLWKLPVIFICENNMYAMGTSVERTSNVLDIYKLANAYDMPSDTIDGMSCEAVHEGMERAVKRARTGEGPSLLEIKTYRYRGHSMSDPAKYRTKEEVEEYKERDPLTVVLKTIQKNKWATDAEIEAITEKVKQQVEHCVEFAENSPWPSDDELLKDVYTQQDYPFIVD; translated from the coding sequence GTGGCTACAAAAACAGACGTAAAGACGAAGTTCACCAAAGAGACGTATTTGTACTGGTATGAATTGATGCTCTTGCTGCGCCGCTTTGAGGAAAAAGCCGGCCAATTATATGGAATGCAGAAGATTCGCGGTTTTTGCCACCTGTACATTGGACAGGAAGCGATTGCTGCGGGTTGTATGACTGCAACTAAACCGGAGGATAAATTCATCACTGCTTACCGTGACCACGCACTGGCGATTGCCAAGGGTATGTCTCCGGATGCTTGTATGGCTGAACTTTATGGTAAGGCTACAGGTTGTTCTAAGGGTAAGGGTGGTAGTATGCACTTTTTCTCTTTAGAGCATAACTTTTTCGGCGGACATGGAATCGTGGGCGCTCAGATTGGTACCGGTGCTGGCCTTGCATTTGCTGAGAGATACAAAGGTACTGACAATGTAGCAGTTGTCTTCTTCGGAGATGGTGCTGCCCGTCAGGGTATGCTGCATGAGACATTCAATATGGCCATGCTGTGGAAACTGCCAGTAATTTTCATTTGCGAAAATAACATGTACGCAATGGGTACTTCAGTAGAACGTACATCCAACGTACTGGACATCTATAAGTTAGCTAACGCTTACGACATGCCGAGCGATACCATCGACGGTATGAGCTGCGAAGCTGTGCACGAAGGTATGGAAAGAGCTGTAAAGCGTGCGCGCACCGGCGAAGGTCCATCCTTACTGGAAATCAAGACTTACCGCTACCGTGGTCACTCCATGAGTGATCCTGCTAAGTATCGTACTAAGGAAGAAGTAGAAGAATACAAAGAAAGAGATCCGCTGACTGTAGTGCTGAAGACCATTCAGAAAAACAAATGGGCGACAGATGCAGAAATCGAAGCAATCACCGAGAAGGTTAAACAACAGGTTGAACATTGCGTAGAATTTGCAGAAAATTCTCCATGGCCTTCTGACGATGAACTGCTGAAAGATGTATACACACAACAGGATTATCCTTTCATTGTTGACTAA
- a CDS encoding DUF721 domain-containing protein, whose amino-acid sequence MRYGITTMGDALRDFMDKSRMKPRLTEVRIRENWEQIMGKTISRYTESIQLIDGKLLISTSVAPLKQELSYSKDKIIKLVNEMLGEQVVREVVIR is encoded by the coding sequence ATGCGCTACGGTATTACGACAATGGGAGATGCCCTCAGAGATTTTATGGACAAAAGCCGGATGAAACCACGGCTTACAGAAGTACGGATCAGGGAGAATTGGGAACAAATTATGGGTAAGACGATTTCCAGGTATACCGAAAGTATTCAGCTGATAGATGGGAAGTTGTTGATCTCTACCAGTGTAGCGCCATTGAAGCAGGAACTCTCCTATTCAAAAGATAAGATTATTAAGTTGGTAAATGAGATGCTGGGTGAGCAGGTAGTGAGGGAGGTGGTGATCCGGTAA
- a CDS encoding DUF4252 domain-containing protein, whose translation MKHCLVLSIVCCLLLGTSTTHAQDRLLTQFYNAHRGVALTLKMGIGRLPLRIVRGFIPNEQGEDGVNAKKLFSKIRKMKVYIMQGYDGPIPGSDLTCLKQKLIDKENFDLLMEVRDHGNIVHVLNKGTEENLGNVVLLIQDEKDMIMVHLHTSLRFEDINGLIKEFNKKPKAMASL comes from the coding sequence ATGAAACATTGCCTTGTATTATCAATCGTATGCTGCTTACTGCTCGGTACAAGCACTACACACGCACAGGATCGCCTGCTCACACAATTCTACAATGCCCATAGAGGCGTAGCCCTGACTTTAAAAATGGGTATTGGCAGATTGCCGCTACGCATAGTAAGAGGCTTTATTCCAAATGAGCAGGGTGAAGACGGCGTAAATGCAAAGAAACTTTTCTCAAAGATCCGCAAGATGAAGGTCTATATCATGCAGGGATATGACGGGCCTATTCCGGGCAGTGACCTGACCTGCCTGAAACAAAAGCTGATCGACAAAGAAAACTTTGATTTACTGATGGAAGTAAGGGATCATGGAAATATAGTGCATGTACTGAATAAGGGGACGGAGGAAAATCTGGGGAATGTGGTGTTATTGATTCAGGATGAGAAAGACATGATCATGGTGCATTTACATACCAGTTTGCGTTTTGAGGATATCAATGGGTTGATTAAGGAGTTTAATAAGAAGCCAAAGGCAATGGCTAGTTTATAG
- a CDS encoding DUF4252 domain-containing protein encodes MKRLCLLLLLITAGTGLFAQQVSVIDRFFQKYENDQSFTLVSVTPKMFSMFSKFDINSAEGKSFMTIVKKLKGLRILVKENAKEGSKLYQEAASMLTKEYEELMTVRSDGELVKFMVKENSKGNIAELVMLVGGKDEFVAMSLLGDIDLNEISQIANDVNIGGMDKLKALNKK; translated from the coding sequence ATGAAACGGTTATGTTTATTGCTGTTGCTAATAACAGCAGGTACGGGCCTTTTTGCCCAACAGGTAAGTGTGATCGACCGCTTTTTTCAAAAGTATGAAAACGACCAGAGCTTTACCCTGGTCAGCGTCACACCGAAAATGTTCTCCATGTTCAGCAAATTTGATATCAATTCTGCTGAAGGGAAAAGCTTTATGACGATCGTCAAAAAGCTCAAAGGACTGAGAATCCTTGTAAAAGAAAACGCCAAAGAAGGGAGTAAACTTTACCAGGAAGCGGCTTCCATGCTCACGAAAGAGTACGAAGAATTAATGACCGTACGCAGTGACGGAGAGCTTGTAAAATTCATGGTAAAAGAAAACAGTAAGGGAAATATTGCGGAATTAGTCATGCTCGTGGGTGGCAAGGATGAATTCGTCGCAATGAGCCTCTTAGGTGATATCGACCTGAACGAAATCAGCCAGATTGCCAATGATGTGAATATTGGCGGTATGGATAAATTGAAAGCGTTAAACAAGAAGTAA